The DNA window TTCGTGGCCGTGGGCGATGACGAGGCCATCGACATCATCGACCTGGAGACCCTGGAAGTGATCGCGCGCCAATCCTCCGGGCCCGATCCGGAGGTGATTCGTGTCGATCCCAACCGGCCGTACATCTACGTCTCCAACGAGGACGACAACATCGTCACCGTCATCGACTACGAGCGCCGCAGCCGCGTGGCGACGGTGCCGGTGGGGGTGGAGCCCGAAGGGCTGGCCATCAGCCCGGACGGCAAATGGATCGTCAACACCACCGAGACCTCCAACATGGCGCACTTCATCGACGCCGAGTCGCTGGACGCCGTGCACCATGTGCTGGTGGATGCCCGCCCGCGCCACGCCGTGTTCACCCATGACGGCGCCGAAGTCTGGGTTTCGGCAGAGATCGGCGCCACCGTGTCGGTGATCGACATGGACGACCTGGCGGTCACGCACACCATCCGCTTCGACATCCAGGGCGTGCCGCGGGAGACCGTGCAGGCCGTGGGGGTGGAGCTGACGTCGGACGGCCGTTACGCCTTCGTGGCGCTGGGGCCGTCCAACCGCGTGGCCGTGGTGGACCAGCAGAGCTACGAAGTGCTGGATTACATTCTGGTCGGGCAGCGCGTGTGGCACCTCGCGCTCAACAGCGACGAGACGCGGCTATTCACCACCAACGGCGTCAGCGGTGATGTGACCGTGATCGACGTGGATGCGCTGCGGCCGCTGCGCTCGATCCCGGTGGGCCGGTTCCCGTGGGGCGTGGTGGTCAGCCCATGAGTGTGGCGGTGGCTCCGGCGGGCGCGGATCCGGCACTGGAGGTGGCTGACCTGGACTTCAGTTACAGCGGCAAGCCGATTCTGAAGCAGGTGGGTTTCTCCGTG is part of the Aquisalimonas asiatica genome and encodes:
- a CDS encoding PQQ-dependent catabolism-associated beta-propeller protein gives rise to the protein MITRPGALCCLLVALLLVPPAALAERVFVSNEKDNTISVIDAESMEVTDTIRVGRRPRSMAFSNNGEWLFVAVGDDEAIDIIDLETLEVIARQSSGPDPEVIRVDPNRPYIYVSNEDDNIVTVIDYERRSRVATVPVGVEPEGLAISPDGKWIVNTTETSNMAHFIDAESLDAVHHVLVDARPRHAVFTHDGAEVWVSAEIGATVSVIDMDDLAVTHTIRFDIQGVPRETVQAVGVELTSDGRYAFVALGPSNRVAVVDQQSYEVLDYILVGQRVWHLALNSDETRLFTTNGVSGDVTVIDVDALRPLRSIPVGRFPWGVVVSP